Proteins from a genomic interval of Schaalia odontolytica:
- a CDS encoding M18 family aminopeptidase produces MAQLELDDVHANAVDYQHFLLDSPSPYHAAEVVAERLVDAGFTRVDEKDPWDARPGGHVMVRGGAVAAWLVPSNVTEDAGFRIVGAHTDSPAFSVKPSVQSTTPDGWGQIDVEVYGGMMWNSWLDRELTLAGRLVLRDGEVVLARTGPITRIPQLAIHLDRGVNTEGLTLDPQKHLHPVWTVDNPYGNVLEYVARTAGLADASGVAAFDLILTPSQGPGFFGDKGQFVAASRQDNLSSVHPGLVALERLASDGVPESGDVTVFVCFDHEEVGSGSRTGAAGPLLETVLRRTAAALGRDADGYERMLASSSCISADAAHSVHPNYAGHHDPDNRPMMGRGPVLKINSKQRYATDGEGIALWNRACAAAAVPSQSFVGNNAMPCGTTIGPLTATRLGILTVDVGIGLLSMHSAREMSHIDDLYALSAALEAYWRGA; encoded by the coding sequence ATGGCACAGCTTGAATTGGACGACGTCCACGCGAACGCAGTGGACTATCAGCATTTCCTCCTCGACTCCCCCTCCCCCTACCACGCCGCCGAGGTCGTGGCTGAGCGCCTGGTGGACGCCGGCTTCACGCGGGTCGATGAAAAGGACCCGTGGGATGCACGCCCCGGCGGGCACGTCATGGTACGAGGCGGGGCCGTCGCTGCATGGCTGGTCCCGTCGAACGTGACCGAGGACGCGGGATTCCGCATCGTGGGCGCACACACGGATTCGCCGGCCTTCTCCGTCAAGCCCTCGGTCCAGTCGACCACGCCGGACGGCTGGGGTCAGATCGACGTCGAGGTGTACGGCGGAATGATGTGGAACTCGTGGCTGGACCGGGAGCTGACCCTGGCGGGTCGTCTGGTCCTGCGCGACGGCGAGGTCGTGCTGGCTCGCACCGGACCGATCACTCGCATCCCGCAGTTGGCCATTCACCTGGACCGGGGGGTGAACACGGAGGGGCTGACGCTCGATCCGCAGAAGCACCTGCACCCCGTGTGGACCGTGGACAATCCCTACGGCAACGTCCTGGAGTACGTTGCGCGGACGGCGGGCCTGGCCGACGCGTCGGGCGTGGCCGCCTTCGATCTGATCCTCACGCCGAGTCAGGGCCCGGGCTTCTTCGGCGACAAGGGGCAGTTTGTGGCGGCATCGCGACAGGACAACCTCTCCAGCGTGCACCCGGGCCTGGTGGCGTTGGAGCGCCTCGCCTCCGACGGGGTGCCCGAGTCCGGAGACGTCACGGTCTTCGTGTGTTTCGATCACGAGGAGGTCGGCTCGGGATCTCGCACGGGCGCGGCGGGCCCGCTGTTGGAGACGGTCCTGCGCCGCACGGCGGCCGCACTTGGCCGCGACGCGGATGGTTACGAGCGCATGCTCGCCTCCTCCTCGTGCATCAGCGCGGACGCCGCTCACTCGGTGCACCCGAACTACGCGGGTCACCACGACCCGGACAACCGCCCGATGATGGGACGCGGCCCGGTTCTCAAGATCAACTCCAAGCAGCGCTACGCGACCGATGGCGAGGGGATCGCCCTGTGGAATCGAGCGTGCGCGGCTGCGGCAGTCCCCTCGCAGAGCTTCGTGGGCAACAACGCGATGCCGTGCGGGACGACGATCGGCCCGCTGACCGCAACGCGCCTGGGAATCCTGACGGTGGACGTGGGCATCGGGCTTTTGTCGATGCACTCGGCCCGGGAAATGAGCCACATTGACGACCTCTATGCCCTGTCGGCGGCCCTGGAGGCTTACTGGCGCGGCGCGTAG
- a CDS encoding DUF5979 domain-containing protein has product MTMLRAKWARAAVGASALALAATGMGVFGVFSAAPAEAAVNPNIKVAIKPLVLSDKDGVEIPGAGAQVEDPVRMYIEWDATEANPQPGDSFTVGLPATGAALPDITHYYRFREVGRSDPLMFNREQVGECVTAADVMTCTFNQAVAAQGNVKGTMNQMLMAQKETPLTKLPFNANGVETQVPNPNDGPIVQRLWTEKNVGKYANSLKRDSTQINWHITGSGRRLSERAGMPAGTYANKVVFNDVLGADGQTLLPADSTWYVRVDPKSAPNQYPTVARVGQPGINTAYGNYTLERTISADGKSATVTLTRTDGNFDPAINYEIVYSSKIDGNVIPEKQYTNSATLVGDAEGPITSAISYRDPITYTIEMKPGYGAFGVKKYVLGAQVGADAGQIPAATAVTVNVKYELPAGWDPALHPEWTAPEGGANPYTMKVPVEQGVAGVAFPKGTKVTLTESLDSTQLPAALRWQGDPSFSVGSTSAVNEVSFTIAENNVSSVSLTNTAAAAPGKIAVTKKVVGDIPAGKTFAFDYVCDDAAKTSGSITDVVPGQAKESAEIPAGATCTVTERDASIDGSNLETSAIDPVMVKAGEVAAVEVTNTYTPKVGKISVTKEVVGGIPAGKTFSFDYVCDDAAKTSGSILNVAAGETKESGDIPDGAECLVTEREAEAAVDGFILDSAVADPVTVKDGEVAALVMTNTYTPAPGNIAVTKKVVGDIPAGKTFSFDYVCDDPAKTSGSITDVAAGDTKVSRDIPAGATCTVTEKDASVDGFTLQTSTIDPVMVKAGEVATLEVTNTYTPKVGKISVTKEVVGDIPAGKTFSFDYVCDDPAKTSGSITDVAAGETKESGDIPAGAECLVTEREAEAAVDGFILDSAVADPVTVKDGEVTALLMTNTYTPAPGNIAVTKKVVGDIPADKTFSFDYVCDDAAKTSGSITDVAAGDTKVSRDIPAGATCTVTEKDASVDGFTLQTSTIDPVVIKAGEVATLEVTNTYTPVPDPTPSATPTPSETPTPSETPGGHDGGDRPNLARTGADVLGGSLATLTLLGMGGGLLALRRARR; this is encoded by the coding sequence ATGACGATGCTCCGCGCTAAGTGGGCGCGGGCGGCGGTCGGTGCTTCGGCGCTGGCCCTCGCCGCGACCGGGATGGGCGTCTTTGGCGTCTTTTCGGCCGCGCCTGCCGAGGCCGCCGTCAACCCCAACATTAAGGTTGCGATCAAGCCGCTGGTTCTGTCCGACAAGGACGGAGTGGAGATCCCAGGGGCGGGTGCCCAGGTTGAGGATCCGGTGAGGATGTATATCGAGTGGGATGCCACCGAGGCAAACCCTCAGCCGGGCGACTCCTTCACGGTTGGTCTTCCGGCCACGGGGGCCGCGTTGCCTGATATTACGCACTACTACCGATTCCGCGAGGTGGGGCGTAGCGATCCGCTGATGTTTAACCGCGAGCAGGTCGGCGAGTGTGTGACTGCCGCCGATGTCATGACCTGTACCTTCAATCAAGCTGTCGCAGCTCAAGGCAACGTCAAGGGCACGATGAATCAGATGCTCATGGCTCAGAAGGAAACGCCGCTGACGAAGCTTCCCTTCAATGCCAATGGCGTCGAGACTCAGGTTCCGAACCCGAACGATGGGCCCATCGTCCAGCGCCTGTGGACCGAGAAGAACGTCGGCAAGTACGCGAACTCCCTGAAGCGTGACTCGACCCAGATCAACTGGCACATTACTGGTTCCGGCCGCCGCCTCTCAGAGCGTGCTGGAATGCCCGCAGGCACCTACGCGAACAAGGTCGTCTTCAACGATGTCCTCGGCGCTGACGGTCAGACGCTGCTGCCCGCCGACTCCACCTGGTACGTTCGAGTCGATCCTAAGAGCGCGCCGAACCAGTACCCCACGGTCGCGCGAGTCGGGCAGCCCGGCATCAACACGGCCTACGGCAACTACACGCTGGAACGCACGATCTCCGCAGACGGCAAGTCCGCGACGGTGACGCTTACTCGTACCGACGGCAACTTCGATCCGGCGATCAACTACGAGATCGTCTACTCCTCGAAGATCGACGGTAACGTCATCCCCGAGAAGCAGTACACGAACAGCGCGACGCTGGTGGGTGACGCGGAAGGCCCGATCACCTCGGCGATCAGCTACCGCGACCCGATCACCTACACCATTGAGATGAAGCCCGGATACGGGGCCTTCGGCGTGAAGAAGTACGTCCTCGGAGCGCAGGTCGGTGCCGACGCCGGTCAGATCCCCGCCGCCACGGCCGTCACGGTTAACGTCAAGTACGAGCTCCCCGCTGGCTGGGACCCGGCTCTCCACCCCGAGTGGACCGCTCCCGAGGGTGGAGCCAACCCCTACACGATGAAGGTTCCCGTTGAGCAGGGTGTGGCCGGTGTGGCCTTCCCCAAGGGCACCAAGGTGACGCTCACGGAGTCCCTCGACTCCACACAGCTGCCGGCCGCTCTGCGTTGGCAGGGTGATCCCTCCTTCTCCGTCGGATCCACGAGCGCCGTGAACGAGGTCTCCTTCACCATCGCTGAGAACAACGTCTCTTCGGTCTCGCTGACCAACACCGCAGCCGCGGCTCCCGGCAAGATTGCTGTGACCAAGAAGGTTGTTGGTGACATCCCGGCTGGCAAGACCTTCGCTTTCGATTACGTGTGTGACGATGCGGCGAAGACCTCCGGCTCGATCACGGATGTCGTTCCCGGTCAGGCCAAGGAGTCCGCTGAGATTCCCGCTGGCGCGACCTGCACGGTGACCGAACGGGACGCCTCCATCGACGGAAGCAACCTGGAAACCTCCGCGATTGATCCCGTGATGGTCAAGGCGGGCGAGGTTGCTGCCGTTGAGGTGACCAACACCTACACGCCGAAGGTCGGCAAGATCTCGGTGACGAAGGAAGTTGTTGGTGGCATCCCGGCTGGTAAGACGTTCTCCTTCGACTACGTGTGTGACGACGCCGCGAAGACCTCCGGTTCGATCCTGAACGTCGCCGCCGGCGAGACCAAGGAATCGGGCGACATCCCGGACGGTGCCGAGTGTCTCGTGACCGAACGTGAGGCCGAGGCTGCGGTTGATGGCTTCATCCTCGACAGTGCTGTGGCGGATCCCGTTACCGTCAAGGATGGCGAGGTTGCTGCGCTTGTCATGACCAACACCTATACCCCGGCTCCTGGCAACATTGCCGTGACCAAGAAGGTTGTTGGTGACATTCCTGCGGGTAAGACGTTCTCCTTCGACTACGTGTGTGATGATCCGGCTAAGACCTCCGGTTCGATCACGGACGTCGCCGCCGGTGACACCAAGGTCTCCCGCGATATTCCGGCTGGTGCGACCTGCACGGTGACGGAGAAGGATGCCTCGGTTGATGGTTTCACTCTCCAGACCTCCACGATTGATCCCGTGATGGTCAAGGCGGGCGAGGTCGCCACCCTCGAGGTCACCAACACGTACACGCCGAAGGTCGGCAAAATCTCGGTGACGAAGGAAGTTGTTGGTGACATTCCTGCGGGTAAGACGTTCTCCTTCGACTACGTGTGTGATGATCCGGCCAAGACCTCCGGTTCGATTACGGACGTCGCCGCCGGCGAGACCAAGGAATCCGGTGACATTCCGGCCGGTGCCGAGTGTCTGGTGACCGAACGTGAGGCCGAGGCTGCGGTTGATGGCTTCATCCTCGACAGTGCTGTGGCGGATCCCGTTACCGTCAAGGATGGCGAGGTTACTGCGCTTCTCATGACCAACACCTACACCCCGGCTCCGGGCAACATTGCCGTGACCAAGAAGGTTGTTGGTGACATTCCTGCCGACAAGACGTTCTCCTTCGACTACGTGTGTGATGACGCGGCCAAGACCTCCGGTTCGATCACGGACGTCGCCGCCGGTGACACCAAGGTCTCCCGTGACATCCCCGCCGGTGCGACCTGCACGGTGACGGAGAAGGATGCCTCGGTTGATGGTTTCACTCTCCAGACCTCCACGATTGATCCCGTGGTGATCAAGGCGGGCGAGGTTGCCACCCTCGAGGTGACCAACACCTACACCCCGGTTCCGGACCCGACGCCGTCGGCAACCCCGACGCCGAGCGAGACTCCGACGCCGAGCGAGACCCCCGGTGGTCACGATGGTGGGGACCGTCCCAACCTGGCCAGGACCGGCGCCGATGTGCTCGGTGGCTCCCTGGCGACCTTGACCCTGCTGGGAATGGGTGGAGGACTCCTCGCCCTGCGCCGCGCGCGTCGCTGA
- a CDS encoding Ohr family peroxiredoxin codes for MDTPNNIVYSVAADSTGGRAGTSTVDALGLTLDLRAPKELGGPGGGANPEALFAMGYGACFQGAMGLAAKQMGIDTANSVVRTTVGFGPEGESYAITATLEVFVPGVELDRVQALADRAHELCPYSKATRGNVPVTVKAVPAL; via the coding sequence ATGGATACACCAAACAACATCGTTTACTCAGTGGCCGCCGACTCCACCGGCGGCCGCGCCGGAACTTCCACCGTTGACGCGCTGGGCCTCACCCTCGACCTGCGCGCCCCCAAGGAGCTGGGTGGCCCCGGCGGCGGGGCCAATCCCGAGGCCCTCTTCGCCATGGGCTACGGCGCCTGCTTCCAGGGCGCCATGGGTCTGGCCGCCAAGCAGATGGGCATCGACACCGCGAACTCCGTCGTGCGCACCACCGTCGGCTTTGGCCCCGAGGGTGAGTCCTACGCGATTACCGCCACCCTCGAGGTGTTCGTCCCCGGCGTCGAGCTGGACCGCGTTCAGGCGCTTGCCGATCGAGCCCACGAGCTGTGCCCCTACTCCAAGGCCACGCGCGGCAACGTTCCCGTCACGGTGAAGGCGGTGCCCGCCCTCTGA
- a CDS encoding SAM-dependent methyltransferase — protein sequence MRCDHYDAGTCHSCSLLPLPYDRQLADKEHAVAGTLSLVPGAGNIRWLTPASSEQSGFRTSVKLVVGGTRRRPTLGVLGPDRRGVDLPGCPIQHPAINRATPGLKRFIRSLNLTPYDVPARRGELKNILITVGAGQRLMIRFVLRTRDRVSDIRSALPLLRDLVPAAHVVTANIHPTHEAIVEGPDEIILTRARTLPLTVEGLALGPRSFAQTNARVAAALYEQASRWARLPLPDGRVPEGLWDLYCGVGGFALACARGGIPHVTGVEVSAGAISSAITAARTAGLRRDEARFICDDAIAWARAQPASTVPDVIVVNPPRRGIGPDLAAYLNECGAPRVIYSSCNPTSLAQDLTVMPALRPVEGRVFDMFPHTSHVEAAVLLERAGA from the coding sequence ATGCGCTGCGACCACTACGACGCCGGGACCTGCCACTCCTGCTCCCTGCTCCCCCTCCCCTACGATCGTCAGCTCGCCGACAAGGAACACGCCGTCGCGGGCACGCTCTCGCTCGTCCCGGGGGCCGGGAACATCCGATGGCTCACCCCCGCCTCGTCGGAGCAGTCGGGGTTCCGCACGAGCGTGAAGCTCGTCGTCGGAGGCACTCGCAGGCGCCCCACCCTGGGGGTCCTCGGACCGGACCGGCGAGGCGTCGACCTGCCCGGATGTCCGATCCAGCATCCCGCCATCAACCGCGCCACTCCCGGCCTCAAGCGCTTCATTCGTTCCCTGAACCTCACCCCCTACGACGTGCCCGCCAGGCGCGGGGAACTCAAGAACATCCTCATCACCGTCGGCGCTGGGCAGCGCCTCATGATCCGCTTCGTGCTTCGCACCCGTGACCGCGTGTCCGACATACGCTCCGCCCTTCCCCTGTTACGCGATCTGGTGCCGGCCGCTCACGTCGTCACCGCAAACATCCACCCCACCCACGAGGCCATCGTCGAGGGTCCCGACGAGATCATCCTGACACGCGCCCGCACCCTCCCGCTGACCGTGGAGGGGCTTGCGCTGGGGCCCCGCTCCTTCGCTCAGACCAACGCCCGCGTTGCCGCGGCGCTCTACGAGCAGGCCTCCCGGTGGGCGAGGCTTCCCCTGCCCGACGGGCGCGTGCCGGAGGGCCTGTGGGACCTGTACTGCGGGGTCGGCGGATTCGCGCTTGCGTGTGCGCGCGGTGGGATCCCCCATGTGACCGGCGTCGAGGTGTCGGCGGGGGCGATCTCGTCCGCGATCACCGCCGCGCGAACAGCGGGTCTTCGGCGCGACGAGGCCCGTTTTATCTGTGACGACGCGATCGCGTGGGCGCGCGCCCAGCCCGCATCGACCGTCCCCGACGTCATCGTCGTCAATCCCCCGCGCCGAGGCATCGGCCCGGATTTGGCCGCATACCTGAACGAATGCGGCGCCCCCCGCGTCATCTACTCCTCGTGCAATCCAACCTCGCTCGCCCAGGACCTAACGGTGATGCCCGCGCTGCGCCCCGTCGAAGGCAGGGTCTTCGACATGTTTCCGCACACGAGCCACGTGGAGGCAGCCGTGCTGCTGGAGCGGGCGGGGGCGTAG
- a CDS encoding alpha-L-fucosidase, which yields MHITKRVAGTLLAGLLTLGMAGPALADTPTANSQQTGDSTPTQQATYDARYAIPAAVPASAEDKVAQWQDMKYAMFIHWGVYSSYAGWYKGQKQEVGYPEQIKAWGHQQTWDSRIPLQGIPREEYLATAQTFEAPNFDATAWCQQAKDTGMKMLLITSKHHDGFAMWDTVTTDYNFTKQSPSHRDPLLELSQACKKVGIKFGLYFSNIDWEKQPENPWQNANTLDEEGYMEYIHAQLKELLGGKYGEISELWYDMGKPNPAQSDQLRTWAHELQPNIMINSRVGNDRADFEVGWDNEMQSEQTQGPWESAVSIFHKTWGYANWDDAAPTYKDTGYPDYSEEEWDHIRQVDNTTALRKAPGGAKTKTTEIVGNLFSTVALGGQFLFNVGPKFDGSYDPWDASVLAGIGDWNRAHPGILNNSRPAHFPIETWGKTMVDDSHIYMGIEKWPADDMITLRGAGANDISSVRLDGSDAALTYKVEGNDLVITLPAKPDEILPVVTVTTKGTPNYVPTGLTTIGSEPTTIPASGLEKFKAPTPKTGETSFTASITSGDKVASGLTVAFETKGFTDDYAKYKVTVDGQVISGLSVADLNAGVGPFATGPNQTARVTLEYDNPAYALKGFGKDTSVTSVTVKAETLTTPAVTVEPSTVEAGKTVTVKGTGFAPESSVTLTLHSEPVEVGTATVGEDGSLTATVTVPATTEAGEHTLVAASASPSVTASAPLTVTRAPAAPTQEPSAAPSPSSSAAPAPDQGGTGGLARTGSHAVFAGVVAALAAGAGTAFVRRSRRAKA from the coding sequence ATGCACATCACGAAACGAGTGGCTGGCACCCTCCTCGCCGGCCTCCTGACACTAGGAATGGCAGGTCCCGCCTTGGCCGACACGCCGACAGCAAACAGCCAGCAAACCGGCGACTCCACCCCAACACAGCAGGCCACGTACGACGCTCGCTATGCGATTCCGGCGGCCGTGCCAGCATCCGCCGAGGACAAGGTTGCCCAGTGGCAGGACATGAAGTACGCCATGTTCATCCATTGGGGCGTCTACTCCTCCTACGCCGGCTGGTACAAGGGGCAAAAGCAGGAGGTCGGGTACCCCGAGCAGATCAAGGCCTGGGGTCACCAGCAGACGTGGGACAGCCGGATCCCCCTGCAGGGAATCCCACGCGAGGAGTACCTAGCCACCGCTCAGACCTTCGAGGCCCCGAACTTCGACGCCACCGCATGGTGCCAGCAAGCTAAAGACACCGGCATGAAGATGCTGCTCATCACCTCGAAGCACCACGATGGCTTCGCCATGTGGGACACGGTAACGACCGACTACAACTTCACCAAGCAGTCGCCGTCCCACCGCGACCCGCTCCTTGAGCTGTCGCAGGCCTGCAAGAAGGTCGGCATCAAGTTCGGTCTCTACTTCTCCAACATCGACTGGGAGAAGCAGCCCGAGAACCCCTGGCAGAACGCCAATACGCTGGACGAAGAGGGCTACATGGAGTACATCCACGCCCAGCTGAAGGAACTCCTCGGAGGAAAGTACGGGGAGATCTCCGAACTCTGGTACGACATGGGCAAGCCCAACCCCGCCCAATCCGATCAGCTGCGCACATGGGCGCACGAGCTGCAGCCGAACATCATGATCAACTCGCGCGTCGGCAACGACCGGGCCGACTTCGAGGTCGGATGGGACAACGAGATGCAGTCGGAGCAGACCCAGGGCCCCTGGGAATCGGCGGTCTCCATCTTCCACAAGACCTGGGGCTACGCGAACTGGGACGACGCCGCGCCCACGTATAAGGACACCGGGTACCCGGACTACTCCGAAGAGGAGTGGGACCATATCCGCCAGGTCGACAACACGACCGCCCTGCGCAAGGCGCCCGGCGGCGCCAAGACGAAGACCACCGAGATCGTGGGCAACCTCTTCTCGACGGTCGCCCTGGGCGGACAGTTCCTCTTCAACGTCGGACCGAAGTTCGACGGCTCCTACGACCCGTGGGACGCCTCGGTCCTGGCGGGCATCGGTGACTGGAACCGCGCCCACCCTGGAATCCTCAACAATTCCCGACCCGCCCACTTCCCGATCGAGACCTGGGGCAAGACCATGGTCGACGACTCCCACATCTACATGGGCATCGAGAAGTGGCCCGCAGACGACATGATTACTCTGCGCGGCGCAGGCGCCAACGACATCTCCTCGGTGAGGCTCGACGGCTCCGACGCGGCTCTGACCTACAAGGTTGAGGGCAACGACCTCGTCATCACCCTGCCCGCCAAGCCCGACGAGATCCTTCCCGTCGTGACGGTCACCACTAAGGGCACTCCCAACTATGTGCCCACCGGGCTGACCACGATCGGCTCGGAGCCGACCACGATCCCCGCCAGCGGCCTTGAGAAGTTCAAGGCCCCCACGCCCAAGACCGGCGAGACCAGCTTCACCGCGTCCATTACGTCCGGTGACAAGGTTGCCTCCGGTCTTACTGTCGCCTTCGAGACAAAGGGCTTCACGGACGACTACGCGAAGTACAAGGTCACCGTCGACGGCCAGGTCATTTCCGGCCTGAGCGTCGCCGACCTGAACGCCGGCGTCGGTCCCTTCGCAACAGGCCCGAACCAGACCGCGCGCGTCACCCTCGAGTACGACAACCCGGCCTACGCTCTCAAGGGCTTCGGCAAGGACACGTCCGTCACGTCAGTTACCGTCAAGGCCGAGACCCTCACCACCCCCGCCGTCACGGTCGAGCCCTCGACCGTCGAAGCTGGCAAGACCGTCACCGTGAAGGGCACGGGCTTCGCCCCCGAATCCTCCGTGACCCTCACGCTGCACTCCGAGCCCGTCGAGGTCGGCACCGCCACCGTGGGAGAGGACGGATCTCTCACGGCGACCGTGACGGTGCCTGCCACGACTGAGGCGGGCGAGCACACCCTCGTTGCTGCCTCGGCTTCCCCAAGCGTCACCGCGTCGGCTCCACTGACTGTCACCCGAGCGCCCGCGGCTCCCACCCAGGAGCCGAGCGCCGCGCCGAGCCCGAGTTCTTCGGCCGCTCCCGCGCCCGACCAGGGAGGCACGGGAGGCCTGGCGCGCACCGGCAGCCACGCGGTGTTTGCCGGCGTGGTGGCCGCACTGGCTGCGGGGGCGGGCACCGCCTTCGTTCGCCGCTCGCGCCGCGCGAAGGCCTAG
- a CDS encoding GNAT family N-acetyltransferase codes for MSVELITAASPEVHEAMGRLVPQLSHSATPMSATDVERFLSQPGVHLFVFRPDQADAEGQRPILGMLSLATFEIPTGVRAWVEDVVVDEAARGQGAGQSLVVAAIEHAQKVGARTVDLTSRPSREAANRLYQRAGFQLRETNVYRVTLEQHKNGAL; via the coding sequence ATGTCCGTCGAACTCATCACCGCCGCCTCCCCCGAGGTCCACGAGGCCATGGGACGCCTCGTCCCCCAGCTTTCCCACTCTGCCACCCCGATGAGCGCCACCGATGTCGAGCGCTTCCTGTCCCAGCCAGGCGTACACCTCTTCGTGTTCCGTCCCGACCAGGCCGACGCGGAGGGGCAGCGCCCCATCCTGGGCATGCTGTCCTTGGCCACCTTCGAGATTCCCACTGGCGTGCGCGCCTGGGTCGAAGACGTCGTCGTTGACGAGGCCGCTCGCGGCCAGGGCGCCGGCCAGTCCCTCGTGGTCGCGGCCATCGAGCACGCCCAGAAGGTCGGTGCCCGCACGGTCGACCTGACGTCGCGGCCCTCGCGCGAGGCAGCCAACCGCCTCTACCAGCGGGCGGGATTCCAGCTGCGCGAAACCAACGTGTACCGGGTGACGCTTGAGCAGCACAAGAACGGGGCGTTGTAG
- a CDS encoding aldo/keto reductase — translation MSEIPAYTLSDGFVVPAIALGTYNLRGFGGVSSMLSGIEAGYRMLDSAFNYENEGAVGQAVCRSGLPREELRLVSKLPGRHQRYEEALETVEESLMRAGLDYWDMYLIHWPNPERGLYVEAFQALLDARARGLVRSVGVCNFLPEHLERLREETGEYPSVNQIELHPYFPQPEALAYHERVGVRTQSWSPLGRKWRIVEDPAVVALAEQVGVSPARLILRWHYQLGTIPLPKSGSAERQRDNLDIFSFSLSSTHMAAMSALGRPDGRQAGQDPAVYEEF, via the coding sequence ATGAGTGAGATTCCCGCATACACCCTGAGCGACGGTTTCGTCGTCCCCGCGATCGCGCTGGGCACCTACAACCTGCGCGGTTTTGGGGGTGTGTCTTCCATGCTGTCGGGGATCGAGGCTGGCTACCGGATGCTCGATAGCGCCTTCAACTACGAGAACGAGGGGGCCGTGGGGCAGGCGGTGTGCCGCAGTGGGCTCCCCCGTGAGGAGCTTCGCCTCGTCTCCAAGCTCCCCGGCCGACACCAACGCTACGAGGAGGCGCTCGAAACCGTCGAAGAATCGCTCATGCGCGCCGGGCTGGACTACTGGGACATGTACCTGATCCACTGGCCCAACCCGGAGCGGGGCCTGTACGTCGAGGCTTTCCAGGCTCTGTTGGATGCGCGCGCTCGCGGGCTTGTGCGATCCGTCGGCGTCTGCAATTTCCTGCCCGAACACCTGGAGCGCCTGCGGGAAGAAACGGGGGAGTATCCCAGCGTCAACCAGATCGAGCTTCACCCCTACTTCCCGCAGCCCGAGGCCCTGGCCTATCACGAGCGTGTCGGCGTACGCACGCAGTCCTGGAGCCCGCTGGGGCGCAAGTGGCGCATCGTCGAGGACCCCGCCGTGGTTGCGCTGGCCGAGCAGGTCGGGGTGTCCCCCGCGCGCCTCATCCTGCGCTGGCACTACCAGCTCGGCACGATTCCCCTGCCCAAGTCCGGGTCTGCCGAGCGTCAGCGCGACAACCTCGACATTTTCTCGTTCTCGCTGTCTTCCACGCACATGGCGGCGATGAGCGCGCTCGGTCGGCCCGACGGCCGCCAGGCGGGCCAGGATCCGGCGGTCTACGAGGAGTTCTAA
- a CDS encoding VOC family protein, whose amino-acid sequence MRIEHVAMYVNDLEAARDFFVRYLDGRSDGGYHNTTTGFRSYFITFEDGPRLEVMTKPRMDDAVKGINRTGYAHIAFSVGSKEAVDAMTATLRTEGYEVVSGPRTTGDGYYESCVVAIEGNQIEITI is encoded by the coding sequence ATGAGGATCGAACACGTCGCGATGTACGTCAACGACCTCGAGGCCGCGCGCGACTTCTTCGTCCGCTACCTTGACGGCCGCTCCGACGGCGGCTACCACAACACGACGACGGGTTTTCGATCCTACTTCATCACTTTCGAGGACGGCCCGCGCCTGGAAGTCATGACGAAGCCGCGCATGGACGATGCCGTCAAGGGCATCAATCGGACGGGGTACGCGCACATCGCTTTCTCTGTCGGAAGCAAGGAAGCGGTCGACGCGATGACCGCCACGCTCAGGACGGAAGGATACGAGGTCGTGAGCGGCCCCAGAACAACCGGCGACGGCTACTACGAGAGCTGCGTCGTGGCCATCGAGGGAAACCAGATCGAGATCACGATCTGA
- a CDS encoding NUDIX hydrolase, translating to MATPDFVLELRRHVGHAPLWMPGTTVVVMRSARADAPIDWESPIDPGSVEILCVRRSDNGAWTPVTGIVDPGEEPALAAAREAKEETDVDIDVRRLLSVEVVGPVTYDNGDVTTYLDVAFAAQWLTGHPRPADGENSEASFFRGDQLPPMNERFRRTIAKALSGQPRADFLTR from the coding sequence ATGGCAACACCCGACTTCGTGCTGGAGCTTCGGCGTCACGTGGGTCACGCGCCCCTGTGGATGCCGGGAACAACGGTCGTCGTCATGCGGTCGGCCCGCGCCGACGCGCCGATCGACTGGGAGAGCCCGATCGACCCCGGGAGCGTCGAGATTCTGTGCGTGCGACGCAGCGACAACGGCGCCTGGACCCCCGTCACCGGGATCGTTGATCCCGGTGAGGAGCCCGCGCTCGCTGCCGCCCGCGAGGCCAAGGAGGAGACCGACGTTGATATCGACGTGCGGCGGCTCCTGTCCGTCGAGGTTGTCGGCCCCGTCACCTACGACAACGGCGATGTGACGACCTACCTCGATGTTGCCTTCGCCGCCCAGTGGCTCACCGGTCACCCCCGACCCGCGGACGGAGAGAACAGCGAGGCGTCCTTTTTCCGTGGCGATCAGCTGCCCCCGATGAACGAGCGCTTCCGGCGCACGATTGCCAAGGCGCTCAGCGGGCAGCCGCGCGCCGACTTCCTGACGCGCTAA